The genomic stretch CAGCCAAACCGGCGCTGTCGTAACCGCGGTATTCAAGACGCTTGAGGCCTTCGATCAGGATGGCTGTGATATTACGCTCGGCGACAGCACCAACGATTCCACACATGTTTTATTGCTCCTGGCTGATCGCGGCGCAGATCAGGTTGATGCCGCGGGCTTGAATTTGTTCGCGCGCTGCTGCTGGCAGGCGTTCATCTGTAATAAGGGTGTGTACGCTGCCCCAGGGCAGCTCGAGGTTAGGGATCTTGCGCCCCACCTTGTCCGACTCGACCATCACGATCACTTCACGGGCAACTTCGGCCATGACCCGGCTCAGCCCAAGCAGTTCGTTGAAGGTAGTGGTACCCCGGCCGAGGTCGATGCCGTCGGCACCGATGAATAATTGGTCGAAATCGTAGGAGCGCAGTACCTGCTCCGCGACCTGGCCCTGGAACGATTCAGAATGCGGGTCCCAGGTGCCACCGGTCATCAGCAGCACCGGCTCGTGTTCGAGGTCGCAGATTGCACGGGCCACATTGAGCGAATTGGTCATCACCACCAGGCCTGGCTGGCGCCCCAGCTCGGGGATCATTGCCGCCGTGGTACTGCCGCTGTCGATGATAATGCGCGCATGTTCACGGATTCGCCCTACGGCGGCACGCGCAATGGCCTTTTTATAAGAAGAGACGGGTTGTGCCGGTTCACCGAGCAACTCTTGCGGCACCGGCACCGCACCACCGTAGCGGCGTAACAACAAGCCGTTGGTTTCCAAGGCGGCAAGGTCTTTGCGAATAGTCACTTCCGAGGTGGCGAAACGCTTGGCCAACGCGTCCACACTTACCTCGCCCTGCTCGCTGAGCAAAGCCAGAATATTGTGTCGCCGTTGTGGTGTGTTTCGTTTCGACATGTGCGTTTAAGTTTCGATTCGAAAGTTAATGGTTGCAATCAAAACCTAAGACGAGCGATCCGTCAAGCTGTCGTTGACCTGTGGATAGTTTGCCTCTGCTTTGACGCGGTCCTTTATGCGCGGCAGCGCCAATAAAAAAGCCGACTTATTCACATAAGTCGGCTTTCGATCGAAACGGCTGTGAATAACTCAGCTCTTCTTGATCTTCTCAGGGCGCTTCCAGCCCGAAATGTTGCGCTGGCGTGCACGAGCTACAGCCAGGTCACCGGCTTCTACAACCTGGGTGATGGTCGAGCCGGCTGCGGTGGTCGCGCCGGCTTTGATTTCCACAGGCGCCACCAGCGAGTTGTTCGAACCGATGAACACGTCTTCACCCATCACGGTCTTGAACTTGTTGGCGCCATCGTAGTTGCAGGTGATGGTGCCGGCGCCGATATTGGTGCGCGCACCGATTTCGGCATCACCCAGGTAGGTCAGGTGACCAGCCTTGGCCCCTTCACCCAGGTGGGCGTTTTTCAGTTCAACGAAGTTACCCACATGGGCCTTGGCGTCCAGTACGCTGCCCGGGCGCAGGCGAGCAAACGGGCCTGCATCGCTGCCTTCTCCCATCACGGCGCCTTCGAGGTGGCTATTGGCCTTGACCACCGCGCCTTTGCGCAGGGTCGTGTTCTTGATCACGCAGTTAGGGCCGATCTGCACATCGTCTTCGATGACCACCTTGCCTTCGAGAATCACGTTGATGTCGATCAGCACGTCACGACCAACGCTTACTTCACCACGAACATCGAAGCGTGCCGGGTCACGCAGGGTAACCCCCTGAGCCATCAGACGGCGGCCTTCACGCAACTGGTAGTGACGCTCCAGCTCGGACAGCTGGCGGCGGTCGTTGGCGCCCTGCACTTCCATAGGGTCGTGCGGCTGTTCAGTTGCCACCACCAAGCCATCGGCCACTGCCATGGCAATTACATCGGTCAGGTAATACTCGCCCTGAGCGTTGTTGTTCGACAGGCGGCCCATCCAGTCGGCAAGGCGCGCGGCTGGCAGTGCCAGAATTCCGGTGTTGCCTTCCTTGATCGCTTTTTGCGCGTCGTTGGCGTCCTTGTGCTCAACGATGGCAGTTACCTTGCCCTGCACGTCACGCACGATCCGGCCATAGCCGGTCGGATCATCGAGGGTGACGGTAAGCAGTCCCAGTTGCTGATCGTTGGCCTTCGCCAACAGACGCTGCAGGGTCTCCACTTCGATCAACGGCACGTCGCCGTATAACACCAGCACAGTGTCAGCGGTCAGCGCCGGCAGTGCCTGCGCAACAGCATGACCGGTACCCAGCTGTTTATCCTGCATCACGAAATTCAGGTCGTCAGCGGCCAGGCGCTCGCGAACCAGTTCGGCACCATGGCCAATGACCACATGAATACCTTGCGGCTGAAGTTGGCGCGCGCTGTGGATAACATGGCCGAGCATGGAATTGCCAGCTACCGGGTGCAACACTTTGGGCAGCGCCGAGCGCATGCGGGTGCCTTGGCCGGCGGCGAGAATAACGATATCGAGTGACATTACTGGCTACCAATCCTGGGCGGTCAGTGAAAGACCGTGGGGAGAAAACAGAAAAAGAAAAAGGGTAGCCGAGGCTACCCTTTTACTCAATCGCAACAGCAGTTATCAGCCTTGGCCGATTACTTGCCTCTGCGCATTTGCTGGACGGTACGCAGCTGAGCTGCGGCCTCGGCCAGACGTGCGGCGGCGGCACTGTAGTCGAAGTCCGCGCCTTTCAGATTCAGGGCGTTCTCGGCGGCCTTGAGGGCCTCCTGAGCCTGAGCTTCATCCAGGTCTGTAGCACGTTGCACGGTATCGGCAAGCACCTTGACCATGTTCGGCTGAACCTCGAGGAAACCACCAGAGATGTAGAACACCTCTTGTGCGCCACCCTGCTTGGTCAGCGTGATCGGACCAGGCTTGAGATTGGTGATCAGCGGCGCATGGCCTGGAGCGATACCAAGATCACCCAGGTTACCGTGCGCAACCACCATCTCGACCAGGCCGGAGAAGATCTCTCCTTCCGCGCTGACGATATCGCAATGGACTGTCATAGCCATCTGCTTGCCTCAACCTGATAGCGCCCCTTGCGGGGCGCAGGAATTACAGTTTCTTGGCTTTCTCGATCGCTTCGTCGATGCTGCCGACCATGTAGAACGCTTGTTCTGGCAGGTGGTCGTAGTCACCTTTGAGGATGCCGCTGAAGCCAGCGATGGTGTCTTTCAGGGAAACGTACTTGCCTG from Pseudomonas putida encodes the following:
- a CDS encoding DeoR family transcriptional regulator, whose amino-acid sequence is MSKRNTPQRRHNILALLSEQGEVSVDALAKRFATSEVTIRKDLAALETNGLLLRRYGGAVPVPQELLGEPAQPVSSYKKAIARAAVGRIREHARIIIDSGSTTAAMIPELGRQPGLVVMTNSLNVARAICDLEHEPVLLMTGGTWDPHSESFQGQVAEQVLRSYDFDQLFIGADGIDLGRGTTTFNELLGLSRVMAEVAREVIVMVESDKVGRKIPNLELPWGSVHTLITDERLPAAAREQIQARGINLICAAISQEQ
- the glmU gene encoding UDP-N-acetylglucosamine diphosphorylase/glucosamine-1-phosphate N-acetyltransferase is translated as MSLDIVILAAGQGTRMRSALPKVLHPVAGNSMLGHVIHSARQLQPQGIHVVIGHGAELVRERLAADDLNFVMQDKQLGTGHAVAQALPALTADTVLVLYGDVPLIEVETLQRLLAKANDQQLGLLTVTLDDPTGYGRIVRDVQGKVTAIVEHKDANDAQKAIKEGNTGILALPAARLADWMGRLSNNNAQGEYYLTDVIAMAVADGLVVATEQPHDPMEVQGANDRRQLSELERHYQLREGRRLMAQGVTLRDPARFDVRGEVSVGRDVLIDINVILEGKVVIEDDVQIGPNCVIKNTTLRKGAVVKANSHLEGAVMGEGSDAGPFARLRPGSVLDAKAHVGNFVELKNAHLGEGAKAGHLTYLGDAEIGARTNIGAGTITCNYDGANKFKTVMGEDVFIGSNNSLVAPVEIKAGATTAAGSTITQVVEAGDLAVARARQRNISGWKRPEKIKKS
- a CDS encoding F0F1 ATP synthase subunit epsilon; translation: MAMTVHCDIVSAEGEIFSGLVEMVVAHGNLGDLGIAPGHAPLITNLKPGPITLTKQGGAQEVFYISGGFLEVQPNMVKVLADTVQRATDLDEAQAQEALKAAENALNLKGADFDYSAAAARLAEAAAQLRTVQQMRRGK